Proteins from a genomic interval of Acidobacteriota bacterium:
- a CDS encoding ATP-dependent Clp protease ATP-binding subunit codes for MKRAFEESKRRDHNFLAPEHIFLALTEVEKALFNDVMQSLNLDPQAILNEFNGRLGHQRQYVGRRMKLHDSTRSLLSSAMMRARKGGRQTIESVDLFASMFEDQESASVSVLKKFGAEAQEVVEKITSRVKTREEKEAKISRKFELPPYLKHFGVSLNKLARQDKLPPVIGREQEIRQVMEILCHRERANSPMLVGDPGVGKTAVVEGLARMIELEPEKVPQRLRNSHLVHLQISGVVAGTMLRGMFEERIQGLINEVKERENIILFIDEAHTLIGAGNALGASSDAANMFKSALGRGELRIIGATTSTEYKEYIAEDEALARRFRMVKVNEPSLDDTRRILTGVRSRLERNYSVQITDEALETSLEMAPRYMRNLHLPDKVIGWLDTASVKVEMDHPEHPVVTSAEVIEVISQESQIPRDMIFRETNRRFGDMETGIGQRVIGQHEAIKAVARRLRLNKGPLKENFYKPDGVLLFLGPTGVGKTELAKAVAEFMFGDEGKMIRIDMSEYQDGTVSVEKLIGMPRGIVGSERGGILTEKLRDNPYTVLLLDEVEKASPYLLNLFLQAFDEGWLTDGRGKKVYLSDAIIIMTSNLGSENFKKYMKPLGFGTKTLGDMREIKNEVLKVAEQRFSPEFRNRIDEIVVFSPLTRDEVRQVCDLYLSKIETQMARRGKTVEVTENARNLLVEKGFSPAYGARFLKRTIDEKVKIPLTAQWDNGNTFVVEAEQGEITVKNIDPITESKDSVN; via the coding sequence ATGAAGCGTGCGTTTGAAGAGTCCAAGCGCCGTGATCACAACTTTCTGGCGCCTGAGCACATTTTTCTGGCCTTAACCGAAGTTGAGAAAGCCCTCTTCAATGACGTGATGCAGAGTTTAAACCTCGACCCACAGGCCATCCTGAATGAATTTAATGGTCGGCTGGGCCATCAGCGGCAGTATGTCGGGCGGCGGATGAAGCTTCATGATTCAACCCGCAGCTTGCTCTCCTCCGCCATGATGCGGGCGCGTAAGGGTGGCCGGCAAACCATTGAATCGGTTGACCTGTTTGCCTCGATGTTTGAAGACCAGGAAAGTGCCTCGGTGAGTGTTCTGAAGAAATTTGGCGCTGAGGCTCAGGAAGTGGTCGAAAAAATTACTTCACGAGTAAAAACACGCGAGGAAAAAGAGGCCAAAATTAGCCGCAAGTTTGAGTTGCCGCCTTATCTCAAACACTTTGGCGTCAGTCTGAACAAACTGGCCCGTCAGGATAAACTGCCGCCAGTGATTGGTCGTGAGCAGGAAATCCGTCAAGTCATGGAAATTTTGTGCCATCGGGAACGAGCCAATTCTCCAATGCTGGTTGGGGATCCTGGTGTCGGGAAGACCGCCGTGGTCGAAGGTCTGGCCCGAATGATTGAACTTGAGCCAGAGAAAGTTCCGCAGCGGTTACGCAATTCACACCTTGTCCACCTCCAGATTTCCGGGGTGGTGGCGGGCACCATGTTGCGTGGTATGTTTGAAGAGCGAATTCAGGGCCTCATCAATGAAGTCAAAGAGCGTGAAAACATCATTCTGTTTATTGACGAAGCCCATACCTTGATCGGCGCCGGCAATGCTCTTGGCGCATCGTCAGATGCGGCAAATATGTTCAAATCAGCCCTCGGGCGCGGTGAATTGCGGATCATTGGGGCCACCACAAGTACTGAATACAAAGAATATATTGCCGAAGATGAAGCCCTGGCTCGGCGTTTCCGAATGGTGAAAGTGAACGAGCCCAGCCTCGATGACACCCGGCGGATTTTAACTGGTGTCCGTTCACGACTGGAGCGCAACTACTCGGTTCAAATTACTGACGAAGCACTTGAAACTTCGCTTGAAATGGCGCCGCGCTACATGCGGAATTTGCATCTGCCCGACAAAGTCATTGGCTGGCTTGATACAGCATCCGTCAAGGTCGAAATGGATCATCCCGAGCACCCGGTGGTTACCTCAGCCGAGGTGATCGAAGTTATTTCGCAGGAGTCGCAAATCCCACGCGATATGATCTTTCGGGAAACCAATCGGCGGTTTGGCGATATGGAAACCGGAATTGGCCAGCGAGTGATTGGTCAACACGAAGCAATCAAAGCCGTTGCCCGCCGGTTGCGCCTGAATAAAGGTCCGTTGAAAGAGAATTTCTACAAGCCCGATGGTGTGTTGCTGTTTCTTGGTCCAACCGGGGTTGGGAAAACCGAACTGGCCAAAGCCGTGGCAGAATTTATGTTTGGTGACGAAGGCAAGATGATTCGCATTGACATGTCGGAATACCAGGACGGCACGGTTTCGGTTGAAAAACTGATCGGCATGCCACGTGGCATTGTCGGATCAGAACGCGGAGGGATTTTAACTGAGAAGCTTCGGGATAACCCCTACACTGTCTTACTGCTTGATGAAGTTGAAAAAGCATCACCCTATTTGCTTAATCTGTTCCTTCAGGCATTTGATGAAGGCTGGTTGACCGATGGTCGTGGCAAAAAGGTCTATCTTTCAGATGCCATTATTATCATGACCTCGAATCTGGGCAGCGAGAACTTCAAGAAGTATATGAAGCCGCTTGGGTTTGGCACCAAAACCCTCGGCGATATGCGAGAGATCAAGAATGAAGTCCTCAAAGTTGCCGAACAGCGATTTTCCCCGGAATTCCGCAATCGAATTGACGAAATCGTGGTGTTTTCACCGCTGACGCGCGATGAAGTTCGTCAGGTTTGCGATTTGTATCTGTCCAAAATCGAAACCCAGATGGCTCGCCGCGGGAAAACCGTGGAAGTAACTGAAAATGCCCGCAACCTGCTGGTTGAAAAAGGATTTAGCCCGGCATATGGTGCTCGTTTCTTGAAACGGACAATTGATGAGAAAGTGAAAATCCCATTGACTGCCCAGTGGGATAACGGCAATACATTTGTGGTTGAAGCCGAACAGGGCGAAATCACGGTGAAAAATATTGATCCAATCACCGAGTCAAAAGATTCAGTGAACTGA
- a CDS encoding nucleotide exchange factor GrpE: MSKKEPVVPTGKPVPAQSELATTQVGQAEESVISVEGEVIMDDPPQVQPTVAELQAQLREREMVVKQIQSRVEDLERRMRAEFQESRARLERDFSQRSEARKEDLVRDLLAVFDNLDLTLEAANQGQTAENLAGGVAATQRLLIQALQRHGFERIEAVGQPFDPTFHEAIEVVEVAEAQAGLVVSQLRAGYRSAKQLLRPAMVRVGKAKAQSENA, translated from the coding sequence ATGAGCAAAAAAGAACCTGTTGTACCAACCGGTAAACCAGTACCGGCCCAATCTGAATTGGCAACCACTCAAGTGGGACAAGCTGAAGAGTCCGTGATCAGTGTTGAAGGCGAGGTCATTATGGATGATCCACCCCAGGTTCAGCCGACGGTAGCCGAGTTGCAAGCCCAGTTGCGCGAACGCGAAATGGTTGTCAAACAAATCCAATCGCGGGTTGAGGATCTGGAGCGCCGAATGCGCGCTGAATTTCAGGAATCACGTGCCCGACTCGAACGTGATTTTTCCCAGCGGAGCGAGGCCCGGAAAGAAGACCTGGTCCGGGATTTGCTCGCGGTTTTTGATAATCTCGATCTAACATTAGAAGCCGCCAATCAAGGACAAACCGCTGAGAATCTGGCTGGCGGAGTTGCTGCCACCCAGCGGTTGTTGATACAGGCACTGCAACGCCATGGGTTTGAACGCATCGAAGCCGTCGGTCAGCCATTTGATCCCACGTTTCACGAAGCCATCGAAGTGGTTGAAGTGGCTGAGGCACAAGCTGGTTTGGTGGTCAGTCAGTTGCGGGCTGGATATCGGTCGGCAAAACAATTGTTGCGCCCGGCAATGGTCCGGGTTGGGAAAGCCAAAGCCCAATCGGAAAATGCCTGA
- a CDS encoding Hsp20/alpha crystallin family protein, translating to MSIQRFEPFRELMNIQERMNRLFGDLGAQSPAADGELATATWSPAVDIYETPQEIVMLADLPDLKQEDIQVSVDRDRLLLRGERTLPADVKRENYHRIERAYGAFARVFTLPPNVDLERIRADYSRNGVLKITLPKRETGHVRQIAVDVE from the coding sequence ATGTCAATCCAACGATTTGAACCATTTCGTGAATTGATGAACATTCAAGAACGCATGAACCGGTTATTCGGAGACCTCGGTGCCCAATCACCGGCGGCTGATGGCGAACTGGCCACGGCGACCTGGTCTCCGGCGGTGGATATTTATGAAACACCACAGGAAATTGTCATGCTGGCTGATCTGCCGGATTTAAAACAGGAAGATATCCAGGTCAGTGTTGATCGTGACCGGTTGTTACTGCGTGGAGAGCGCACATTGCCAGCCGATGTCAAACGGGAAAATTATCACCGGATCGAACGCGCGTACGGTGCCTTTGCCCGCGTGTTTACCCTGCCGCCAAATGTAGATCTGGAGCGCATCCGAGCTGATTACAGCCGGAATGGGGTGCTGAAAATCACGTTGCCAAAACGTGAAACTGGACACGTCCGTCAAATTGCGGTTGATGTTGAATAG
- the clpB gene encoding ATP-dependent chaperone ClpB, producing the protein MRLDRFTLRAQEAIQDAVAMAEQAQHPQVEPEHLLVAMLEQNEGIARSILEKIGASVPSIVQDAREVIGKLPKVSGAQRYFSPKVSAIFTAAQKEADQFQDAYLSTEHLLLAVAGDKDSTAGRILRQRGVNREDLLKVLQQLRGGERITDQDPESKYESLKKYGRDLTELARIGKLDPVIGRDDEIRRVVQVLSRRTKNNPVLIGEPGVGKTAIVEGLAMRIISGDVPESLKNKRLITLDLGAMLAGAKYRGEFEDRLKAVLKEVIRAEGQIVLFIDELHTLVGAGAGEGALDASNMLKPALARGELRCVGATTLNEYKKHVEKDAALERRFQPVFVAEPDVQDTISILRGLKERYEIHHGVRIKDAAIVAAAHLSNRYIADRFLPDKAIDLIDEAASRLRIEIDSLPTEIDEVEREITQREIERQALQREEDVDARERLKRIELEISEMKEKSSGLKARWQSEKEVIQRLRENKEKLEELKIEADRFERAGDYAKVAEIRYGKMAELQRQVEANRARLVELQKTGRMLKEEVDEEDVALVIAKWTGIPVSKMLESEMQKLLHMEERMQQRVIGQNEALEAVANAVRRSRAGLQDPNRPIGSFIFLGPTGVGKTETARGLAEFLFDDEHAMVRLDMSEYMEKHSVARLIGAPPGYIGYEEGGQLTEAVRRRPYSVILFDEIEKAHPDVFNVLLQILDDGRLTDGKGRVVDFKNVVIIMTSNIGSREILEFSGRKETETQMREAVLSHLRNAFKPEFLNRIDDIVIFHSLGRQELYRIVEVQLEKLRKMLADRNVTLMLTPEATEYLASDGFNPTYGARPLKRSIQNLLQNQLAVRLLRGEIGPGQAVKVDYDSREEKLTFTAVAATGSDTQVAASKGF; encoded by the coding sequence ATGAGATTAGATCGCTTTACGCTGCGCGCTCAGGAAGCTATTCAGGATGCCGTTGCCATGGCCGAACAGGCACAACATCCTCAGGTTGAACCCGAACACCTGTTAGTGGCCATGCTCGAACAAAACGAAGGCATTGCCAGATCAATCCTGGAAAAAATCGGCGCCAGTGTTCCGTCGATTGTGCAGGATGCCCGTGAGGTCATTGGCAAGTTACCGAAAGTCAGTGGTGCCCAGCGCTATTTTTCTCCCAAAGTCAGCGCCATTTTTACCGCCGCTCAAAAAGAAGCCGATCAATTTCAAGATGCCTATCTCAGCACGGAGCATTTGCTGCTGGCAGTTGCTGGTGACAAAGACAGCACGGCGGGGCGAATCCTGCGTCAGCGTGGCGTCAACCGTGAAGATTTGCTCAAAGTCTTGCAGCAGTTGCGTGGTGGCGAGCGGATTACCGATCAGGATCCTGAATCAAAGTATGAATCATTGAAAAAGTACGGACGTGATCTCACCGAACTGGCCCGCATTGGGAAGCTGGATCCGGTGATTGGCCGTGACGATGAAATCCGACGGGTGGTGCAGGTTCTGTCACGACGGACAAAGAACAACCCGGTGCTGATTGGGGAGCCAGGGGTTGGGAAGACCGCCATTGTTGAGGGATTGGCGATGCGGATCATCTCGGGTGATGTTCCGGAATCCCTCAAAAACAAGCGCCTGATTACGCTGGATCTCGGCGCTATGCTGGCTGGTGCGAAATACCGGGGCGAATTTGAAGACCGTCTCAAAGCGGTGTTGAAAGAAGTCATCAGGGCCGAAGGGCAAATTGTGCTCTTTATTGACGAGTTACACACACTGGTTGGCGCCGGTGCCGGGGAAGGCGCGCTGGATGCTTCAAATATGCTCAAGCCCGCCCTGGCTCGTGGCGAATTGCGGTGTGTCGGTGCCACAACCTTAAATGAATACAAAAAGCACGTTGAAAAAGATGCGGCGCTGGAACGGCGATTCCAGCCGGTGTTTGTGGCCGAACCTGATGTGCAGGATACGATCTCCATTTTGCGCGGCTTAAAAGAACGCTATGAAATCCATCACGGCGTACGCATCAAGGACGCCGCGATTGTTGCCGCCGCTCACCTCTCAAATCGCTATATTGCGGACCGATTCTTACCTGACAAAGCGATTGACCTGATTGACGAAGCCGCGTCGCGGTTACGGATTGAAATTGACAGCCTGCCAACTGAAATTGATGAAGTTGAACGCGAAATCACGCAACGTGAGATTGAGCGCCAGGCTCTTCAGCGTGAAGAAGATGTAGATGCCCGTGAGCGGTTAAAGCGAATCGAGCTGGAAATTTCAGAGATGAAGGAAAAAAGCTCCGGTTTGAAAGCCCGGTGGCAATCTGAAAAAGAAGTCATTCAGCGTCTGCGCGAAAACAAAGAAAAACTCGAAGAACTCAAAATCGAAGCCGACCGCTTTGAACGGGCTGGCGACTACGCCAAAGTGGCTGAAATCCGGTACGGCAAAATGGCTGAGCTCCAGCGGCAGGTTGAAGCCAACCGGGCGCGGCTGGTTGAGTTGCAAAAGACCGGGCGCATGCTCAAAGAAGAAGTTGATGAAGAAGATGTCGCCCTGGTCATTGCCAAGTGGACCGGGATTCCAGTTTCAAAAATGCTGGAAAGCGAAATGCAAAAACTGCTGCACATGGAAGAGCGGATGCAGCAACGGGTCATTGGTCAAAATGAAGCCCTGGAAGCCGTGGCCAATGCTGTTCGCCGTTCGCGTGCTGGCCTGCAGGATCCAAACCGGCCAATTGGGTCATTTATCTTCCTTGGGCCAACCGGGGTTGGAAAGACCGAAACGGCTCGGGGGCTGGCCGAATTTCTGTTTGATGACGAACACGCGATGGTGCGCCTCGATATGTCGGAATATATGGAGAAGCATTCGGTCGCCCGTCTGATTGGTGCGCCTCCAGGATATATCGGCTACGAGGAAGGCGGTCAATTGACCGAAGCCGTTCGGCGACGGCCCTACTCGGTCATTCTCTTTGACGAAATCGAGAAGGCCCATCCGGATGTATTCAATGTGTTGCTGCAGATCCTGGACGATGGACGCCTCACCGATGGGAAAGGGCGGGTCGTGGACTTCAAAAACGTGGTCATCATCATGACCTCGAATATCGGAAGCCGTGAAATCCTTGAATTTAGCGGAAGAAAAGAAACTGAAACCCAGATGCGCGAAGCAGTCCTTTCCCACCTGCGCAATGCCTTCAAGCCGGAATTTCTGAACCGAATTGACGATATTGTGATTTTCCATTCGCTCGGACGTCAGGAATTGTATCGGATTGTCGAAGTCCAGCTTGAGAAACTGCGAAAGATGCTGGCCGACCGCAATGTCACCCTGATGTTAACTCCTGAAGCGACGGAATACCTTGCCTCTGATGGGTTTAACCCGACCTACGGTGCGCGTCCACTCAAGCGGTCAATTCAGAATCTGTTGCAAAATCAACTGGCCGTGCGGTTGTTGCGCGGTGAGATTGGACCCGGGCAAGCCGTCAAGGTTGATTATGACAGCCGGGAAGAGAAGTTGACCTTTACGGCTGTAGCCGCCACCGGATCTGATACCCAGGTGGCGGCTTCGAAAGGCTTTTAG
- the purH gene encoding bifunctional phosphoribosylaminoimidazolecarboxamide formyltransferase/IMP cyclohydrolase has translation MTTHLIKRALLSVSDKTGLVEFAQGLQSLGIELISTGGTAESLQKEGLPVKDVSSVTGFPEILDGRVKTLHPHIHGGILARRELATHCAQLEEHRIEPIDLVVVNLYPFTQTIAQSGVTLEAAIEKIDVGGPTMVRAAAKNFRHVAVVTDPRCYSAILEELQAHDGALTLATRFALATAAFEHTASYDLAISEFLANRARFDADSNQFQVSDPEPFPAHLSFQLERRQALRYGENPHQQAALYQLTTTDRSGIAFADQLQGKELSFNNLIDLDAAWNLVCEFDHPACAIIKHTNPCGVGVASVPLEAYRQALATDPVSAFGGIIAFNSQVDAGTATEVTSLFVEAVIAPDFDEASLEIFAAKKNVRVMRARPGHAASGWNVRSVSGGILVQTQDTFRVTTDQLRVVTERHPTEAELQDLLFAWTVCKHVKSNAIVYARSLQLVGVGAGQMSRVDSVKIGAMKAKLPIEGGVLASDAFFPFRDGLDAAAEHKITAVIQPGGSVRDAEVIAAANEHGLAMVFTGVRHFRH, from the coding sequence ATGACCACACATCTCATCAAACGCGCACTCTTAAGCGTCTCCGACAAAACCGGGCTGGTTGAATTTGCCCAGGGGTTACAGTCGCTGGGTATTGAACTGATTTCGACTGGTGGAACGGCAGAAAGCCTTCAGAAAGAAGGTCTTCCGGTCAAAGATGTCTCAAGTGTAACTGGCTTTCCGGAGATTCTGGATGGTCGAGTCAAAACCCTGCACCCACATATCCACGGAGGAATCCTGGCCCGCCGTGAACTGGCAACCCATTGTGCTCAACTCGAAGAACACCGAATCGAACCAATTGATCTGGTTGTCGTCAATCTCTATCCTTTTACCCAAACCATTGCTCAATCAGGAGTGACCCTGGAAGCAGCCATCGAGAAAATTGACGTGGGCGGACCAACCATGGTTCGGGCGGCAGCCAAAAACTTTCGCCATGTCGCGGTGGTGACAGATCCACGGTGTTATTCAGCCATTCTGGAAGAACTCCAGGCTCACGATGGCGCGCTCACCCTGGCCACCCGATTTGCGCTGGCCACGGCGGCCTTCGAACATACAGCCAGCTATGACCTGGCCATTTCGGAATTTCTTGCCAATCGGGCTCGGTTTGATGCCGATTCCAACCAGTTCCAGGTATCAGATCCGGAACCCTTCCCGGCACACCTGTCGTTCCAGCTTGAACGTCGTCAGGCGCTCCGATACGGAGAAAACCCACACCAGCAAGCAGCACTGTACCAGTTGACCACAACTGATCGAAGTGGAATCGCCTTTGCCGACCAGTTACAGGGAAAAGAACTTTCCTTTAATAATCTGATTGATCTCGATGCCGCCTGGAACCTGGTCTGTGAATTTGATCACCCGGCCTGTGCCATCATTAAACACACGAATCCTTGTGGCGTAGGTGTGGCATCCGTGCCACTCGAAGCCTATCGCCAGGCGCTGGCAACCGACCCGGTATCAGCATTTGGTGGCATCATTGCTTTTAATTCCCAGGTTGACGCTGGAACGGCCACTGAGGTGACGAGCTTGTTTGTCGAAGCCGTGATTGCGCCTGATTTTGACGAAGCCAGTTTGGAGATTTTTGCGGCCAAGAAAAATGTTCGTGTCATGCGGGCCCGCCCCGGACATGCTGCCAGCGGGTGGAATGTGCGCAGCGTTTCAGGTGGGATTCTGGTCCAAACTCAAGATACGTTCCGGGTCACAACTGACCAGCTCCGGGTAGTCACCGAGCGTCATCCAACCGAAGCCGAGCTTCAGGACCTGTTGTTTGCCTGGACCGTGTGTAAGCATGTGAAGTCAAATGCCATTGTGTATGCACGCAGCTTGCAACTGGTCGGAGTTGGCGCCGGCCAGATGAGTCGGGTTGATTCAGTGAAAATCGGTGCCATGAAGGCTAAATTACCTATCGAAGGCGGGGTGCTGGCTTCCGACGCCTTTTTCCCGTTCCGCGATGGGCTCGATGCCGCCGCCGAACATAAAATCACCGCCGTTATCCAACCCGGCGGCTCTGTCCGCGATGCAGAAGTCATTGCGGCTGCCAACGAACATGGTCTGGCAATGGTTTTTACCGGCGTCAGGCATTTTAGACATTAG